One Candidatus Epulonipiscium sp. genomic region harbors:
- the prfA gene encoding peptide chain release factor 1, producing MFDKLEEILNRYELLSGKVSDPEVINHQSEWQKLMKEYSDLKPLVEKYKEYKKAKDDIEEADMLLEDNLEEEFRQLVKEELADNKQKLLDIQEELKVLLLPKDPNDEKNVIVEIRGGAGGDEAALFAGDLFRMYSRYAERKRWEVEIMDSNEIGVGGFKEVIFMIQGNGAYSRLKYDSGVHRVQRIPITESGGRIHTSTVTVAVLPEAEDVDVEINANDLRVDVFRSSGNGGQSVNTTDSAVRITHLPTGLVVSCQDEKSQLKNKDKALKVLRAKLYEIEQERQQKELAAERKSQVGTGNRNERIRTYNFPQGRVTDHRIGLTLHRLESILDGDIDEIIDNLITVDQTEKLKSENQ from the coding sequence ATGTTTGATAAATTAGAAGAAATTCTTAATAGATATGAATTACTTTCAGGAAAGGTCAGTGACCCAGAGGTCATAAATCATCAAAGTGAATGGCAGAAATTAATGAAAGAATATAGCGACCTTAAACCCTTAGTTGAAAAATATAAGGAATATAAGAAGGCCAAGGATGATATAGAGGAAGCTGATATGCTTCTAGAAGACAATTTAGAAGAGGAGTTTCGTCAGTTAGTGAAAGAAGAACTGGCAGACAATAAGCAAAAACTACTAGATATACAAGAGGAATTAAAGGTACTCCTTCTTCCCAAAGACCCTAATGATGAAAAAAACGTTATTGTTGAAATCCGTGGAGGGGCAGGAGGAGATGAGGCTGCCTTATTTGCAGGAGATTTGTTTAGGATGTATTCAAGGTATGCAGAAAGAAAACGCTGGGAAGTAGAAATCATGGATAGCAATGAAATAGGTGTCGGTGGATTTAAAGAAGTAATATTTATGATTCAAGGAAATGGTGCTTATTCAAGACTTAAATACGATAGCGGTGTTCACCGTGTTCAAAGAATCCCCATTACGGAATCCGGCGGAAGAATCCATACTTCCACTGTTACGGTTGCGGTACTTCCTGAGGCTGAAGATGTAGATGTAGAAATTAATGCCAATGACCTTAGGGTAGATGTATTTCGTTCCTCAGGGAATGGGGGGCAAAGTGTTAATACAACAGATTCAGCCGTAAGGATTACCCATTTGCCTACAGGATTAGTTGTCAGTTGTCAAGATGAAAAATCTCAGCTTAAAAATAAAGATAAGGCATTAAAGGTTCTTCGAGCAAAGCTATATGAAATAGAACAAGAAAGGCAGCAAAAAGAACTAGCGGCGGAAAGGAAAAGCCAAGTAGGTACAGGAAACAGAAATGAGAGAATCCGTACCTACAATTTCCCACAAGGAAGGGTAACAGATCACAGGATAGGCTTAACCCTTCACAGATTAGAATCTATTTTAGATGGAGATATCGATGAAATTATAGATAACCTAATTACCGTAGATCAGACAGAAAAACTCAAAAGTGAAAACCAATAA
- a CDS encoding sugar ABC transporter permease, producing the protein MEKAKKNKALNLNNKHEPSTNFKNQFNLMRKNRDSYILMIPYFILFFAFTILPVIASIALSFTNFNILELPDFIGWDNYTRLFLEDDIFITSIKNTLLFAVITGPLSYIMCFVFAWIINEFPSKIRAVLTLIFYAPSISGNVYFIWRIIFSGDRYGLANGFLINLGLVIDPIQWLKDAKYILPILIIVQLWLSLGTGFLAFIAGLQTVDRSLYEAGAVDGITNRWQELWYITLPSMKPQLMFGAVVQLTQAFAVADISINLAGFPSVNYAGETVVTHLIDFGTIRFEMGYASAIATILFLLMIGVNKGVQRLLRKVGE; encoded by the coding sequence ATGGAAAAAGCCAAAAAGAATAAAGCGTTAAATCTTAATAATAAACATGAACCTTCTACTAACTTTAAGAACCAATTTAATTTAATGAGAAAAAACAGGGATTCCTATATATTAATGATACCTTATTTCATACTATTTTTTGCATTTACCATATTACCAGTTATTGCATCTATAGCCCTAAGTTTCACAAACTTTAATATACTTGAACTGCCTGATTTTATAGGGTGGGATAATTATACAAGATTGTTTCTAGAAGATGATATATTTATAACATCCATAAAAAATACTTTGCTATTTGCGGTTATTACAGGCCCTTTAAGCTATATTATGTGTTTTGTTTTTGCTTGGATTATTAATGAATTTCCTAGTAAGATAAGGGCAGTTTTAACCCTAATATTTTATGCTCCATCCATATCTGGTAATGTATATTTCATTTGGAGAATTATATTTTCTGGGGATAGATATGGATTAGCCAATGGTTTTTTGATTAATTTAGGTCTAGTTATAGATCCTATCCAATGGCTAAAAGATGCAAAGTATATCTTGCCTATTTTAATAATTGTCCAGCTTTGGCTTAGTTTAGGAACAGGCTTTCTTGCCTTTATTGCGGGGCTTCAGACTGTGGATAGAAGCCTTTATGAGGCTGGAGCTGTAGACGGTATTACAAATAGATGGCAGGAATTATGGTACATTACCCTTCCTTCTATGAAACCACAACTCATGTTTGGAGCAGTTGTTCAATTAACTCAAGCCTTTGCTGTTGCAGACATTTCAATTAATTTGGCAGGATTCCCCAGTGTTAATTATGCAGGGGAAACCGTTGTAACTCATCTAATTGATTTTGGTACAATTCGTTTTGAAATGGGTTATGCCTCTGCTATCGCAACCATATTATTTTTACTAATGATAGGGGTAAACAAGGGTGTACAAAGGCTTCTAAGAAAGGTTGGTGAGTAG
- the prmC gene encoding peptide chain release factor N(5)-glutamine methyltransferase: MRKSIETALIEGKSFLKDKGIQSWSLDGELLLCHILSISRVQLFTHPKNEILKEDERKYKELIYKRSKNVPTQYLINKQEFMALPFFVDENVLIPRPDTENLVETVLGLIDKEKDVHILDMCTGSGCIAVSLAYYLPNSKITAVDISDSALKVAKHNARLNNVDGQIFFIKSNLFERLPKTLKEKIDIIVSNPPYIPTKDMEDLMREVRDYEPNQALDGGEDGLRFYHPIINDCMEYLRPGGVLAFEIGYNQAEPVENLLKDYGFSNIEIKKDLAGFDRVIFGINELK; the protein is encoded by the coding sequence ATGAGAAAGTCGATTGAGACAGCCTTGATTGAGGGGAAAAGCTTTTTAAAAGATAAGGGAATTCAAAGTTGGTCATTGGATGGGGAACTTCTTCTTTGTCATATTCTTTCCATTTCTAGAGTTCAGCTTTTTACTCATCCTAAAAACGAAATATTAAAAGAAGATGAAAGAAAATACAAGGAACTTATATACAAAAGGAGCAAAAATGTTCCGACCCAATACCTTATAAACAAACAGGAGTTTATGGCCCTCCCTTTTTTTGTTGACGAAAATGTTCTTATTCCAAGACCAGATACGGAAAATTTGGTGGAAACAGTCCTAGGTCTAATAGATAAAGAGAAAGATGTTCATATATTAGATATGTGTACAGGCTCGGGGTGTATTGCCGTGAGTTTGGCTTACTACCTTCCTAATAGTAAAATTACTGCTGTAGATATTTCAGATTCTGCTTTAAAGGTAGCAAAGCATAATGCAAGGTTAAATAATGTGGATGGACAAATCTTCTTTATTAAAAGCAATTTATTTGAAAGACTTCCCAAAACGCTTAAAGAGAAGATAGATATTATCGTGTCCAATCCCCCATATATCCCCACGAAGGATATGGAAGATCTTATGAGGGAAGTAAGAGATTATGAGCCAAATCAGGCATTAGATGGGGGAGAGGATGGTTTGAGATTTTATCATCCGATTATAAATGATTGCATGGAATATCTTAGACCTGGAGGCGTGCTTGCTTTTGAAATAGGTTATAACCAAGCAGAACCAGTAGAAAACTTACTAAAGGATTATGGTTTTTCAAATATAGAGATAAAAAAAGATTTAGCAGGGTTTGATAGGGTTATTTTTGGAATCAATGAACTTAAATAG
- a CDS encoding LysM peptidoglycan-binding domain-containing protein: MDKKNWIEEDDVLEEKDFFEKEEEKRMREELDSLLKNTNPLNKASEVTKEELESFYSISAKRRSKKRDKLKDKIVSASILVIGIILIVSIIWMFLGLGKLLFKNKDHETLQSDNSTIELLNNEINRLKQENEALYQENIELRAELEQLKFPLEIDTPETELNQPIEEPEDNNDNDSSASEPEYYIVKTGDTLWNISKKLYGSGKYYKNIIEYNNLKDENDIYRGMRLAIPKL, from the coding sequence GTGGATAAAAAAAATTGGATTGAAGAAGATGATGTATTAGAGGAAAAAGACTTTTTCGAAAAAGAAGAAGAGAAAAGAATGAGAGAAGAACTAGATAGTTTGTTAAAAAACACAAATCCCCTTAATAAGGCTTCAGAAGTTACAAAAGAAGAATTAGAAAGTTTTTATTCTATTTCAGCAAAAAGAAGAAGCAAAAAAAGGGATAAATTAAAAGATAAGATAGTTAGTGCATCTATCTTAGTTATAGGTATAATACTTATTGTATCGATTATATGGATGTTTTTGGGTTTAGGGAAATTATTATTTAAAAACAAAGACCATGAAACATTACAATCAGACAATTCAACTATAGAATTACTTAACAATGAAATTAATCGCTTAAAACAAGAAAATGAAGCCTTATACCAAGAAAATATCGAACTTCGGGCAGAATTGGAACAATTAAAGTTTCCATTAGAAATTGATACCCCTGAAACAGAACTAAACCAGCCCATAGAAGAACCCGAAGATAATAATGATAACGATTCCTCGGCCTCTGAGCCAGAGTATTATATTGTTAAAACTGGGGATACTTTGTGGAATATAAGTAAGAAACTATACGGTTCAGGAAAATACTATAAGAATATTATAGAATATAACAATTTAAAAGATGAAAATGATATATATAGAGGAATGAGATTGGCAATACCAAAATTGTAA
- a CDS encoding DUF1385 domain-containing protein, giving the protein MKRTSIGGQAVIEGVMMRGTKTYTVAVRKPDKEIVMDKKPVTAVTTQYFLFKLPIFRGVAMFIDSMVLGIRTLTYSAQFFDVEEEVESSKFEKYLKDKFGSKLEDYIIGFSIFLSIILGIALFMVTPLLVSRLFRNIITNIWVQNLLEGAIRISIFMIYIILISKMKDIQRVFEYHGAEHKTINCLEHEEELTVKNVKKYSRLHKSCGTSFLLIVMLTSVIVFVIFNVESIWLRLLSRIVLVPLIAGISYEIIRWARRSDSRLASLVSVPGMWLQKSFTTKEPDDAQIEVAIAALEGVLEDEKVD; this is encoded by the coding sequence ATGAAACGTACAAGTATCGGTGGGCAGGCCGTTATAGAGGGAGTTATGATGCGGGGAACAAAAACATACACAGTAGCAGTAAGAAAACCAGATAAGGAAATAGTAATGGATAAAAAGCCAGTTACAGCGGTAACGACACAATATTTCCTGTTTAAACTTCCTATTTTTAGAGGTGTGGCTATGTTTATCGATTCAATGGTTTTAGGTATTAGGACGTTAACCTATTCTGCACAATTTTTTGACGTTGAAGAAGAAGTTGAATCCTCCAAATTTGAAAAATATCTTAAAGATAAATTTGGCAGTAAATTAGAGGATTATATTATAGGGTTTTCTATTTTTTTATCTATTATTTTAGGTATTGCCTTATTTATGGTAACCCCCCTTTTGGTATCTAGGTTATTTAGGAATATTATTACAAATATATGGGTACAAAATCTCCTTGAAGGGGCTATTAGAATCAGTATATTTATGATATATATTATTTTGATTTCCAAAATGAAAGATATTCAAAGAGTATTTGAATATCATGGAGCAGAGCATAAGACTATTAATTGTTTAGAACATGAAGAAGAATTGACCGTGAAAAATGTAAAAAAATACAGCCGTCTTCATAAGAGTTGTGGTACCAGCTTTCTTCTCATAGTTATGCTAACTAGTGTTATAGTATTTGTTATTTTTAATGTAGAAAGCATATGGTTGCGATTATTAAGCAGAATTGTATTGGTACCTTTGATTGCAGGCATATCTTATGAAATTATTAGATGGGCAAGAAGATCGGATTCTAGGCTTGCTTCATTAGTTAGTGTTCCAGGAATGTGGCTCCAAAAATCATTTACAACAAAAGAACCAGATGATGCCCAAATTGAGGTGGCAATTGCTGCACTGGAGGGAGTTCTAGAGGATGAGAAAGTCGATTGA
- the rpmE gene encoding 50S ribosomal protein L31: protein MREAIHPNYEEATVTCNCGNTFTTGSVKKEIRVEVCSKCHPFYTGKQKLAAAKGRIDKFNKRYGIEQEQ, encoded by the coding sequence ATGAGAGAAGCTATTCATCCTAATTATGAAGAGGCTACAGTAACCTGCAACTGTGGAAATACTTTCACAACGGGTTCTGTAAAGAAAGAAATACGCGTAGAAGTATGTTCTAAATGTCATCCTTTTTACACAGGAAAGCAAAAATTAGCAGCAGCTAAGGGACGTATTGACAAATTTAACAAAAGATATGGGATTGAGCAAGAACAGTAA
- a CDS encoding extracellular solute-binding protein, which translates to MGLLPIQDTYAQNTMDEYNEVLNSYMDIIKYDEYNKNYDKDNLPNKEYIIDADKFKDYSNMDIEILEDYQGMKGKSVFTGEEGFVKYELYIEEEGFYNISFLYYPVEGKSSAIQRAIFIDGKLPFSEANNIEFDRIWIDKQGEALKDNQGNDLRPSQVESPIWLEKVVQDYQGYHTTPFKFYLSKGMHSLSIVSRREPMVLRNIKIYQEKEVLTYEEKLEEYKNNGYKETHNQFITIEAEKPSSKSSQMLYPTMEHSSPAVTPYSPKVYLNNTMGGSNWRDAGQWVQWEVDVPESGLYKVAFNAKQNFIRGIYSSRKLYIDGKVPFKEMEEIPFRYKKDWRVEVLGGDEPYLFYLEEGKHTIRMEVVLGELSSVIREVEIGVRNLNEIYRQFLSITGTTPDRYRDYQIEKNLPGIVDAINTERDRVDKVINDLERMAGKISDREVGLITMRDELNALSKDVETITRRLNQFKQNIGSMGTWMTQAIEQPLQLDQIYIISPSEKPPKLKDSFWNKLLHELKTLYYSFVIDYNAIGNVAKEKEQKAITVWIGTGRDQANTIKSLIDEDFTKNTGINVNLMLVDINTLLPATLSGQGPDVAMQVWNDIPMNYGMRNAVTDLSKFEGFDEVAERFYGSAMIPYMFEDRCFALPEQQTFNMLFYRKDILKELGLETPKTWDEVKVALSVLSKNQMAFGLLPTGYFNKDQIGMIPVSEAVFGIFLYQNGGEFYNENATASGLSSDSSIQAFKDFTEYYTDFKLEREFDPVSRFRTGEMPLMVSDYTTYNTLQVSAPEIKGLWGFTSVPGTVLKDGTIKYDVPSTGTACIMMENSKNKEASWEFMKWWTDAKVQIGFGREMEGLMGSAARYPTANIEAFSSLPWPVEHYKALDEQFKNVRGVPQVPGGYFTTRHINNAFYEVVVNENNAPREALMDYVRYINDEIEYKRKEFGLTQ; encoded by the coding sequence ATGGGATTGTTGCCTATTCAAGATACATATGCCCAAAATACAATGGATGAATACAATGAGGTACTGAACTCTTATATGGACATTATAAAATATGATGAGTACAACAAAAATTATGATAAAGATAATCTCCCAAATAAGGAATATATAATAGATGCGGATAAATTTAAAGATTACAGTAATATGGATATAGAAATCTTAGAAGATTACCAGGGGATGAAGGGGAAATCTGTATTTACAGGGGAAGAAGGATTTGTTAAATATGAGCTATATATTGAGGAAGAAGGCTTCTACAATATATCTTTTTTATATTATCCTGTAGAAGGTAAGAGTTCTGCTATACAAAGAGCAATTTTCATAGATGGTAAACTTCCATTCTCAGAAGCAAACAACATTGAATTTGATAGAATATGGATTGATAAACAAGGAGAGGCATTAAAAGATAATCAGGGTAATGATTTAAGACCTAGTCAGGTAGAAAGCCCTATTTGGTTAGAAAAAGTAGTTCAGGATTATCAAGGGTACCATACAACACCTTTCAAATTTTATTTATCAAAAGGAATGCACAGCTTAAGTATAGTTTCAAGAAGAGAGCCGATGGTTCTTAGAAACATTAAGATTTATCAGGAGAAGGAAGTACTTACCTATGAGGAAAAACTTGAAGAGTATAAAAATAATGGATATAAAGAAACACATAATCAGTTTATTACAATAGAAGCAGAAAAACCATCTTCGAAGTCTTCACAAATGTTATATCCAACCATGGAACATTCAAGTCCTGCGGTTACCCCTTATAGCCCTAAGGTATACCTAAACAACACCATGGGAGGAAGTAATTGGAGAGACGCCGGACAATGGGTACAATGGGAAGTGGATGTACCCGAAAGTGGATTATATAAAGTAGCCTTCAATGCAAAACAAAACTTTATAAGAGGAATTTATTCATCTAGGAAATTATATATAGATGGAAAAGTTCCATTTAAAGAGATGGAGGAAATACCTTTTAGATATAAAAAGGATTGGAGAGTAGAAGTTCTCGGGGGAGATGAGCCCTATTTGTTTTATTTAGAAGAGGGAAAACATACCATCCGGATGGAAGTTGTCCTAGGGGAATTATCTTCTGTCATTAGGGAAGTTGAAATTGGTGTTAGAAATCTAAATGAAATCTATAGACAGTTTTTAAGTATAACCGGAACCACCCCTGATAGATACAGGGATTACCAGATAGAAAAAAATCTTCCTGGAATTGTTGATGCCATTAATACTGAAAGGGATAGGGTGGATAAAGTTATAAATGATTTGGAAAGGATGGCAGGGAAAATAAGTGATAGAGAAGTAGGTCTTATCACAATGAGGGATGAACTTAATGCTCTTTCAAAAGATGTTGAAACCATAACTAGAAGATTAAACCAGTTCAAACAAAACATTGGTTCTATGGGGACATGGATGACCCAAGCAATCGAGCAGCCCCTGCAGCTAGATCAGATTTATATCATATCACCTTCGGAAAAACCGCCAAAGTTAAAAGACTCATTTTGGAATAAACTTCTTCACGAATTAAAGACATTGTATTATTCTTTTGTAATTGATTATAATGCCATCGGTAATGTCGCAAAAGAAAAAGAACAAAAAGCAATTACTGTATGGATTGGAACAGGCCGTGACCAAGCAAATACTATTAAATCTTTGATTGATGAAGATTTTACTAAAAACACAGGAATTAATGTAAACTTAATGCTTGTAGATATAAATACCCTCCTACCTGCAACATTGTCAGGACAGGGACCTGATGTAGCTATGCAGGTATGGAATGACATTCCCATGAATTATGGCATGAGAAATGCCGTAACGGATTTATCAAAATTTGAGGGTTTTGATGAAGTCGCTGAAAGGTTTTATGGAAGCGCAATGATACCTTATATGTTTGAAGATAGGTGTTTTGCCCTTCCGGAACAGCAGACCTTTAATATGTTATTTTACAGGAAGGATATTCTAAAGGAACTGGGATTAGAAACACCTAAAACCTGGGATGAAGTTAAAGTAGCCCTCAGTGTGCTTAGTAAAAACCAAATGGCTTTTGGATTACTTCCTACAGGATATTTTAATAAGGATCAAATAGGTATGATACCAGTTTCAGAGGCCGTATTTGGGATATTCCTATACCAAAACGGAGGAGAGTTTTATAATGAAAATGCCACAGCCTCAGGTTTAAGCTCTGATTCTTCTATTCAAGCCTTTAAAGATTTTACCGAATACTATACAGATTTTAAATTAGAAAGAGAGTTTGATCCTGTAAGTCGATTTAGGACTGGGGAAATGCCCCTTATGGTTTCAGATTATACAACCTATAACACATTACAGGTGTCTGCCCCTGAAATTAAGGGATTATGGGGATTCACATCGGTTCCTGGAACGGTTTTAAAGGATGGGACCATAAAATATGATGTTCCTAGCACGGGGACAGCATGTATTATGATGGAAAACTCAAAAAACAAAGAAGCATCCTGGGAGTTTATGAAATGGTGGACTGATGCCAAGGTTCAGATTGGATTTGGAAGAGAAATGGAAGGATTGATGGGGTCGGCGGCTAGATATCCTACTGCAAATATAGAGGCTTTTTCAAGTCTGCCATGGCCTGTAGAGCATTATAAGGCATTAGACGAGCAATTTAAAAATGTTAGGGGAGTTCCACAGGTTCCCGGGGGATATTTTACTACGAGACATATAAATAACGCCTTCTATGAGGTTGTTGTTAACGAGAACAATGCCCCAAGAGAGGCTTTGATGGACTATGTAAGATACATTAACGATGAAATAGAATATAAGAGAAAAGAATTTGGTCTAACCCAATAA
- a CDS encoding transcription termination factor Rho, with protein MDNDWSNKTLAELRDIAKKSGIKNITKYRKPELIELIKELDGKTSIPQADTKVPTAIGQLDSGIIEEGVLEVLLDGYGFLRSENYLPGNKDIYVSPSQIRRFNLKTGDLVKGNIRIPKEGEKFSALLYVKEVNGDHPEIAAKRPSFEELTPIYPKEKLHLEYDKLELSTRLIDFIAPIGKGQRGMIVAPPKAGKTVLLKKIANAITKNHPEARLIVLLIDERPEEVTDMKDSISGDNVEVVYSTFDEQPEHHKRVAEMVLERAKRLVEQKKDLIILLDSITRLARAYNLTIPPSGRTLSGGLDPAALHMPKKFFGAARNIQEGGSLTILGTALIETGSKMDEVIFEEFKGTGNMELVLDRRLSEKRIFPAIDIYKSGTRKEELLLAQNELEVVYGIRRAMSKMTPTDVTENIIDTLMHTKSNQEFISIIEKKL; from the coding sequence ATGGATAATGATTGGAGCAATAAAACCCTTGCAGAATTAAGAGATATTGCAAAGAAATCAGGTATTAAAAATATTACGAAATATAGAAAGCCTGAGTTAATAGAATTAATAAAAGAATTAGATGGTAAAACCAGCATACCTCAGGCAGATACAAAGGTTCCAACTGCAATCGGGCAGCTAGATAGCGGAATTATAGAAGAGGGAGTCCTAGAAGTATTACTAGATGGATATGGATTCCTACGTTCGGAAAATTATCTTCCGGGGAACAAGGATATTTATGTATCTCCTTCTCAAATAAGGAGATTTAATTTAAAAACTGGAGACCTAGTCAAAGGAAATATCCGTATTCCTAAGGAAGGTGAAAAATTCAGTGCCCTATTGTATGTTAAGGAAGTAAATGGAGATCATCCAGAAATCGCTGCAAAACGTCCTAGTTTTGAAGAATTAACCCCCATATATCCTAAGGAAAAACTACACCTAGAATATGATAAGTTAGAGTTATCAACTAGGCTTATAGATTTTATAGCTCCTATTGGAAAAGGACAAAGGGGGATGATAGTCGCGCCTCCTAAGGCTGGGAAAACGGTACTTCTCAAAAAAATTGCCAATGCAATAACAAAAAATCATCCCGAAGCAAGGCTTATTGTGCTTCTGATAGATGAAAGACCCGAGGAAGTAACAGATATGAAAGATTCTATCAGTGGGGACAATGTGGAAGTGGTATATTCTACTTTTGATGAACAGCCAGAGCATCATAAAAGGGTTGCTGAAATGGTTTTGGAAAGAGCAAAAAGATTGGTGGAACAAAAAAAGGATTTAATTATTTTATTAGACAGTATCACCCGCCTAGCAAGAGCATATAATCTAACTATTCCTCCTAGTGGAAGAACTTTATCGGGGGGGCTTGACCCTGCTGCATTACATATGCCTAAAAAGTTTTTTGGTGCTGCAAGAAATATACAAGAAGGAGGTAGTCTTACAATTCTAGGAACTGCCCTAATAGAAACAGGAAGTAAAATGGATGAAGTGATTTTTGAAGAATTTAAAGGAACTGGTAATATGGAACTTGTATTAGATAGAAGGCTTTCAGAAAAAAGAATTTTTCCTGCCATAGACATATATAAATCGGGAACAAGAAAGGAAGAATTGCTTCTAGCTCAAAATGAATTAGAAGTAGTATATGGAATTCGAAGGGCAATGAGTAAGATGACACCTACCGATGTGACAGAGAATATTATAGATACTCTAATGCATACAAAAAGCAACCAAGAATTCATAAGTATAATAGAAAAGAAACTTTAG